GTTACTCATAGTAGCTGGTATCATATACACAAGAGTAAAGccaaaaaaaatttgttttaagACTAAAACTAATATTAAATTTGAAGGATTAAATCATTatattaatttgtgtttttataaaatttgaaggAACTATATAACAATTCTTTATTTGGAGGGTAAAACTACTTCCTACCTCAATCTTTACCCTTAATCTTACAAGTATCGAGTATACTTGTTGGTATGTATTGTTTAAACAccaaataatttaaatttcattctaattaaaattttagtgTATTTTAATCCATTTTAATTAATATTGTACCAGTATATACCGATTCGTATCGATTGgtctaaaatttatatattttaaatcaattttaaatttttaaatttatttttataattacattaaaaataaaatataatcattaaatttagttatttagcttaattagtaattttaaaattcatagtTTTATATTGAGGTATATttcgtaaaagaaaaaaaatattaatattacataaaataaaacttaatattgtataaataataattattgaattcttaaaataatatgtttttcacatatatatgcaGCATGGGACAGGGATCATCGGCAATTAGAGATTGAATGGGATAAAGCATTATTTGTTGAATGTTTACTGGTGGGCTGCATTGTCAATAGTAGCTTAGCTGAGTAATGTTTAATTCACAACTTCATCAATAGAGATTGGAGGATACAGATTCATCACATTCTGAGGAGCCAAAATACAATTATTGATCGAATGGCTAAGTATGAGTTTAATAATcccttaaatttaattttatttgaagaTCCCATTATCAGttcaaaaaattttgttgttgctCTCTCTACATGGACTTAATTGATTTTGATATACTcggataatgttattaatttctACCAAAAATAAACATCACAATACATTAATTTCTCTTTTATTATACAAACTCTTAATAATGGAAGCTATCATTTTATTAGTTTATATCCTAAAATTTAGTAGGAAAATCGATTTAAATATTATTagcctctctttttttttgtatttctgTATGGCAAAAATGAGTCCCAAATATAAAAAGGAAGAAAATGTgtaaaaaaatattgaatttttaaaattcttaaaattacatttaaaaattaaaattatttgtcTAGAAGTAGGAGAAACTACAGTACAATTTACGCTTATGTTATTCTTTTATCTCGTAGCAAATGCATTGTCTTGTAAAACTTGatgatgaaattgaatatttGGGTTAAAGAAAACCATTGCTTGGAATTAGACGGAGAAAGCAACCCTCCAACAGCAATTACCCAGAATATAAGCTCTAAAAACCTTTGCTTACAGTTTGGTCAACCATTTAAATGATAAATCATGCTTTTCACTTTACTTTTGGCTTGTCTGGATTGCGTAATACACTTTATAACGTATAAATAACAAATACTGTTTCTTTTCATTGAACTGGCATTTGGGTGATGATTCCAATCATAAAATACAAAGACAACAAGCCCTGAACCTATATCACGACATGAGAAATAAAAATGCTGGAAATCCAAATATAACAAGAGTCTAAAAGGTAGGAAATTCAATCTCCGACCCACATCTCTTCCCTTTAGGAAAAACGGGGCATTCAATGAGGTTGGACCCTGATTTGTCCAGGCATAGATACACCTGGTAAAGTTGGCTGTTCCCTGATGAATCTTCATTGCACTCTATCCAAGGTGTATACCCACTTCCTTCTTTTATAGCATCTTTAATGTTCTCCAAACTGTAACTACTTCCATCTGGCTCGATTCCTGCAATAcccagaattttttttttattgtaacAAATACTGCAGCAAATAAAGCTAATATGGATAGGAAGTTTTGAGTTTTTATGGATTACCTGCAGCTTTAAGAGCTTTAAGGAGATTGGTTTGTTGCTTTAAGCCGAGTGTTGTTTCGAAGTAGGGATGTTGATCAAAGACAGACTCGGAACAGGTACCATGTTTCTCCCATTCATGTGACCAAAAGCTTTCCCCATCGTTGCTTGGACAAGACAATGATGGCCAGTTCTTTCTCATGTTACTGATGAGGTCTGAAATCTACGTGTCAACATGAGCcaagatgaaattttaaaatttcagggagctaaaactaaaaatattatgtcaaaaatacttaaattaaattatttatttttaaagggccaaaatttaaatattttcatgtttaaatttaatgttttactTTTGGAAGGCCTAAAATAAGAATTACGATCAATTTATCAGCGTGTTTTGTAATTTCATATTGTGACTGCTATTTAAATTTCCACTAGGAAGAATAATAATAAGATGGAAGAATATACCTTAGATGCATCAAATGGGTTGTTAGAATCACAATTTTGATGGTATGACCCATCATTGTAATTAGGCCAAAGTCCATGAATGCTAAAATCAGCAGCAGGCTTCCCTGTTGTAGGGTAACAACAACTGTTCTTGTCTGAGTCACAGTAAGCCCCTGGCCACTGCAAGTAcataaaaacaaatgaaaaacaATAGAAtccagaaaaaataaataaaaaataaaaaggaggAAAAATCTTTGTTTCTTAACAATCAAACAACTCACTTGTTGAACAAAGTAGAAAAAATCAAAATCCTGGGAAACACAGAGAAGTGCCAGAGACTGCAAAACCAGAAGATAGATAAGAAGTAAACACTTAGACTCCATTGTGTTCTACCATATAATGTTTGAAGAGTTGAGAATGATTAAACGGGTTTTATAAGGTTAAATGGAAGGTTTAAGGTATGAATCAGGAGGCGGATATCCTGAACAGATCCTTTATAAGTTACAAAATCTGTATGTCATGTAACGTTTGTCGGCTCATTTCCATGTTCATACTAAGCCTTTTGATTTTATGGTATGAATCCGGTTAGACATTTTACTTCCCTTTTTTGTTTTCTGCTATATATATTGACTCATTGATTTGGACAGCTCCAAACATTTAATGTTATCAATCAATCTTATTATTGAGAAAATTTTACTTGAATAGAATAAATTATTCGAATAGAAATTTTTTTGACAAAATATAAAAGAGTATCAATTACAAAATAATATTAGTATAAACAAGACTAGTTATCGAGAGTCGTCTATCTAATCAAATTTGGTTAACAATCTTTGAAGGAGCTGCATAGAATATTTTGAGACCAATGGGTAATTCCTTCATCAATATGGCTAGAATATGAGGAGCAAAATTCGCATATATTAGCATAATTTTCATATGTTAATCACGTCTGTATAAtcattgaatttttaaaattaaattcttGTTTGACTGAACTTTGTCAGTCTCAATAATAACTTTTTCTCATTTAGCATTCTAAGCTACCTGAAGACCATCATAGATAACCTAAGGTTTTATTTACTCTACATTACATCTTTCAATGTTACATACTATCCCTACATCCATCTAAGTATGATTAATAAAATAGAGACATAAACAAATATCACACTTCTAAAATTAAGCAGAGAGAAATAAACAAAGATGAAAAATCAGAAGCGAAATCAACATTATTAATTTAACAAATCGGAAATCAAAATTTAAGAAAGTGAGATGGTGACACTTGGGAGCAGATGGCAAAGCAGGTAACGGGAATCAACCATACTTTTTTATACATTAGAAGTGCCAATTATTGGTTGTTTGGGAGTTGAAAGTATGATGTTTTTTAAATGCCTTCACACATTCATGAATTTAAGAATTCCACTCTAACCCATACGAAGTAGACAAGTGTCTGTtcagttttcaaaaaaaaaaaaaaatacccaTCTCTGCACTTTCGTGATTGGAAattcaattgatttcaaaatccatgttttattattattattattattttaagtttcttttctctttgcaatTGCTTTCGAGTTTGttagtattattttatatttacaatATTTGAATACCAGTTCCAAGCTGTATCAACTCTTCCAAATACAACTTCTTATGGACTGGGTTATTTGGTTTGGTCTAAAGGTTTGTTCAAAAAATTAAAgggtttagataaaaatataagtTCGAAAAGTTTGTGTTGGGCTTGGGTTCTAATGTTTTTATCTGGGTCggatttggacaaaattttaggccgaTTTTTTAGGCCAAACTAAACTCAAACCTAACAAACGAGCCTAAAATTTTGATTGAGCCCAGCTCATGAGCACCTCTACCTCCAAACAATCttacaattattattttatattatctaaatattaaatttacttgaaattttattttcaagttgAGTTCTTCAATTACTTTTTagtacaattataaatataagcataatcataaataatatgtatttgaataattattacaACTGTGGATTGGTCAATTTCTTTGAGATAAATTTTCAAAGCGTCATCTGTTAAGTAATTGACTGACTCCTACGGGAGAGCGTTTTGTTTCTTGTGCACTGCGAAGGGCCAACATGTCTTGAGTGACTACCCTAGGGGCTTGATTTACATAGTCATTTCTCTTTTGAATCCCATCCGAACCCTTGCAACACCAACCTAGCTCCCAACACCTCTAAGCTAACTAGGGCAATTATTCACAtaacattttatttattcattttaaatcaCATACGCATATACATAATATTTTCACTTCACTTTCATATAATATACTTGACATATCACATATATCACTTTGTATCACATTACTTATTCATTGAATTACATAACCACATGGACTACATCTTCATTTCATAAATTAATTCACGTGAACACTAACATATCACATATTTACAATATTTTACACTTTAGATTTTAATTCACTTTCATATAACACTTTGTTTTTATAAAACACTTTACTTAAatatttatttcactattttagcacatttagtaatttttaaaattttacaatttaattctgaattcataaaaaaaatatttttataacactTTAATATCACTTTTTCATTATGTTTAAACCTTTAATCACAATATTTATTTCTCATAtcaaattttacactttttacaatttacttCTCTATAGTAATTTCACTATTCTACATCTATTCATttacaaataaataatttttcactctttataatttaatccttggtTTCATAAGATTCACTAATCACTAAATTATCACTTTATCATTTCTTACATTACTAACATACCTTTAATTACATATTCATTACTAAATTCAATATATCGTATTCAATAATCTTAAACATatcttatttaattatttcatattaAAGTTTAAATactcaaatattcaaattaagatgAAGAAGCTTGAACCCCATGTGATGGATGGTCAAGGGTGTTCACCACCCTAGGTGTGGCCTAGGTTCAAGTCGCGCTAGTCGCGTTTGTTGTTTGACCTTTGCCTTGTTACTgtaattcacaaaaaaaaaaatgaagaagctTGAATTCAATTGAGtacttaccttttttttttttacttaaaatgAACCTTTCTCTTCACTTTCCCAAGCTTTCCCTTCACTCTTATCTTTATCCAAGTTGTTTCCATGAttgaaaatattttcataacttttTAGGATATGAAATTAAACTGTGGTTTTaagaaaaaattcaagaaaaatgcATGGGagattttcctttcttttcctctttctttctttctttctttccttccttcttttctttcctttttttccctTTAATTTTTGCTACCCCAAATTGTTGTCGTTCAGCCTTTCAATTGTGTAGAAGATTCTacactttttctatttttcaatttagtccatttattCCATCATCCAATCAAATTTCAACACTTTCAACCTTAATTTCCATAAATTTCCACAAGCTTTCCACCTTATCAGCTATGGGATTTTAATCCGAACATTATGTCTCTAAATATCAATCAAATATGGAAAGTTTGCATTCAGGTCCCTTCTTTATAAAATGATAAATTACACTTTAATCCATGTACTTTTCCACTTAATTTAATTTCTATCTCAATTTCCAACTCCACATATCAATACTATTGGGGGTCAACTCATATAGACAACGAGATAACAAAAGTGGAGAAGAacgaatacaaatattttacatagaAAACCTTCAAAGAGGGAAAAACCACAGGCAAAGAAGGCTTCGACttttcactaaatgagtaaacaaatGAGAGTACAATATGGAGAAAATTAACCTCAATGTACTAAACGTGCATTACCCAAAACCTCGAATACAAAGCTCAAAATTTCAAAGAGCAGACTGGTAAACAAAACCTTAAATCTCATAGGGCACTCACAAAAGGGTTATAAAATACTCTCCCTAATTACCATGAATTTCTCATCAAAACTAATATGCGACTACATCTTGTTGCCCTCAAGAAAAACCCTTACTGATGGACATATCAAAACAGGGATGCAAGGCCCATTTAAATAGGTTAATATTATAGTtttaatcatactaaaatatccctAGAATAATTAGAGTCTAACCAGGAGAAAAAATCCTGCTTGAATTCTAAAATgtgtgtaatagcccgtttttgggtcaaatctgaactatggttttggaaccacaatccgaagttaaaatatttattttattattttattaaggtttatagtatgatagaaatattgtgtgaaaatttcgtaaagaaattttaccatttgagtggttaattaggtaaaaatgactaaatcgcgtaaagcataaaagttgaattctattagcAAAAAGGGTTCAATAGCTATAGAATCTCAAATTGAAATTAGCCCACTAATAGCATCAGTGGACGGTAATGGACTTGAATTAGTGAACTTTTAATGTTAAAACAaaggttattttagtaaaaaggtaaataatgttataataattaaaataaaagtaaaagccATCATCTTCCTTAATGCACCactgaaaatttgaaaagaaaacagCCATGGGAGTTCATTAGGTTAGGCCAAACTTTGATTGCTCATCTAGGTACAatttttgttccgtttttaatgatttttacgtttttgagctcattgcagcttaatctagctagcccatacctttaattttgaaatttttcatgattttgtgagattccattgatgaatattcatgatttttgatgattgatgatgaaatatggaagttagatgatagttttacatattttactaagtgattttgagtaaaaatgcaaattatgggctaatttgtgaaattataaaattatgtgATTAAAAATACGAATAAAGTAAAAATATAGGATGATATATGATTGTGTGATATTCGGCTAAGCACGGGATtgtttaaatttcatgaattttatattttatgtgttagggactaaattgcaaaaatgtgaaataataggggcaaaagtgAAATTTTGCCAAAaagtgtaaattgtgttaaattgaatgaattaatgattaaataaggaaatttatttattatatagattgagaaaaatgagattcggatctagaacgggggaaaataaAGTATCAAATTAGTTGACCTATTTCATCGTTATAGCGAAAGAGTTACGTTCGTAtgctaataaaaatatttaaattgtgttataaatgcttatttattattgaattgaattgaattatatacgCTTATTTGTTATTGAACTGCTATGAATGTCAAATGAGCAACTACAAGCAAGAATCGACAAAGTTACGACATCCAAAAGTCTTGTACGAacctaggaatagtataggatacaaatgtcatgacattaggattgccgagatgagattacatgtaagaccatgcctgggacatttgcattgtattgtgattacgtgtaagaccatgtctgggacattggcatcgatatgagataacatgtaagaccatatctggtatATGGCATTATATGAGCTTTATGttatatccgagtatccttagcaATTCCGAAGGGTTCAATGGGCATAGTCAAGACAAGAATGAAAGTACGATCGAAATAAGTAATAAAGGTACGTACAATACTTATGTGAGAATCGAACGAAAGTAGTGAGTTCATATTGTATCatgtaaatgaaatgagaaagatttgTGTATAAATATGTTTTATGTCAAAATGGGTCCATTTGGCTATATGGAGGTATGAATTGGATGTTAAATGAGGCATGAGTTATGTTTGTTTTAACTATATAAACATAAGGTATATAAAGTGCGAAATACCGTTACTTGATGATAATTAACATGATTCACCTTCGCTAAAGAAAATGTGAGGAACGTTggtttgaatgaaattatattgaTAGTTGATTTTGTATATGTAAAtgtgatcaaattgataaaaatgtttttgatcCGTATAAGCATAGAAATAATTAAACTTGTGAAGTTTTGTTAATTATGTTATTGGAATTATGGTATAAAAGTGAAATCAAATGAATTTATATTATAGTATATGTAAATGCTAAATATTTGTTTATTCAATAATATAAGTTTatatcatatgagcttactaagctttatagcttatttgtgttatttttctacgttttatagtgattcggaCGTTCGCTTGGGTTGAAAGTCGGTGGAGATTGCATCACATTATCCAGTTTTTTATTTCGGCATTTATACACTTGTGACttgattatatggcatgtataggcttgagttatGTGGACATGTGTTTTGGTAATGTTGAATGTAAATTTGGAAATTGATGCCTATGTGTTTCATTGGTAATTAACCATATGATTTGACTTAAATGTGGTGTATGTGGTAgtatataattatatgagtatatgaattGTGATGTTTGGTTTATTATTGCTATATTAATATTTTGATTGTAAATTGGTGATTTGAATTGGCATATTTAGGTATGGAGTTGGATGTTCAAATGGTTAAggataagtgatgaatatgtgtaattgtgttATGCTTGATTTTGGCTTTGCAAATGAATGCCAAAATGAttggataaatatttgattttggtatgtgcttATATGTGGTTTAAAATTGATATAGGTGATGATGTTGGTTGAAAAAGATTAATTATTATTGGGAAATTATGGTTGATGAATCATGATATacatggtatgttttggcaaggaATTGATGGAATGAAAATGTGCAAATGAGGTCTTGTTTTTTAATTGGTatatgaatggattatgcatggtattaattatgtaattgagtaccaagttgaattggtataatatgtgtatgaaatgtatTGAAATtgtaccattttggttgctagGTATGCATGAGGAAAGGGttgcaaattggctttgcaaatagcctatttttgtccacacagacagagacacgaacgtgtgtctcagccatataCGACACACAATCAtgctacacggtcgtgtgtcctctggggtacccttcgaatttaagtcagtataccctacaggtttgacacggtctagacacacgggcgtgtctactggccgtgtgtgtaacacccctaacccgtattcgctgccagaacagggtttcagagcattactaccatttacagatcactaaaaaaaatttaaatacttaccgattcaatgcatcatataaataaatatattaccattcaatcaacagtttgacacttgtataagcatcaaacagtagcattgttagtatacttgcacatatctcatataaattcaatattgatatatctattttctcgacatatctcacttgagtttaataatagtctcaacttacataatttccttgtatcaacatatcaaagataatgatatatgtacatgtcatgaaacatatcatgctcttaccgtttcttcataagcatatatcattcatttcattatatcaatatttcatgctctatcatttccatatattttatgtatatttattaggtaatagtttatatcaaacttaacataaattatattccatgtacttatacttatttcgtttatctatctttataattattttatataaccattcgtcatctgatacatattacctgaatatcaattgttcaacagatgtcatagcgtctcccatccacggtcttatttatctttgacatgatgccatagtgtctttcaactatggtcttactcattttctgtcatgttgccatggtatctttcaaccatggtcttattcatttcatgtcacgctgccatggtatctttcaaccatggtcttatttatttcccgtcatgttgccatggtatctttcaaccagggtcttacacgtttcatatcaggtgccatggtatctttcaaccatggtcttacacgtttcatatcaggctgccatggtatctttcaaccatggtcttacacatttcatatcaggttgccatggtatctttcaaccatggtcttacacatttcatatcaggttgccatggtatctttcaaccatggtcttacacatttcatatcagagagcacactcccgcgaacctcatccttatagtgggattaccagtccaggctaaattccctgtaatataaactcatagagtattgtcgggattaccagtccaggctaaatctcctgcaacgacaattactctaatgagcttggatctgaattaccagtccaggctaaattcagaccctaattcggattacccgtccgggctaaatccatttacacgtattctttaggaaggctatatcaggataggatcacccgtccgggctagatcctttttaccgtcaattccttttcagagatccatcgaattttcctttcattcaaccgggatttattttcaatttatatcgagtattatcaatattttatcaaatatcatgaattaaacattcaaatcatattttcatcacataatcacatatttcaagtatttaaaatacaattcaagttacacaaacttacctcattgcttgtttgtgtttataatttcattaatccgatatcttttcttttccacgatcaagtctcatatttgagtcgtccggatctttataaataaatttgatcatcattttcattcatttcatattctaatgcatttaattaatgctctaggtaaaattatcattttgcccctaaacttttaattaatgacaatttcatccttagggtcaggaaaataaaattcttgcaatttaatccttatttccagctattattctcatatatattgataacagtccatgaattctataaaatatcaaaattttccataatttcaacacttttcaatttaatccctaaaacatgttttcccccgatcttgaactaaattaataatttcattcaattttgtaatttaaataataaaataatccatttcatgcaatttggtcatttctaacatttttataaaattgcccataaagttttatttttattcaatttagtccctgagcctaaaatgtgcaaattagccatgctagatgaatattcatacatatttttcctcctcctcctctccattccacatccttaatgtagataacacacttgtaaataacattatccataatttttattatttacttttatgaatattcaagctgtccatctgtgtcatagttactaaattatttatatctggagctatagaactccaaattaagatctgctaatttttcctgaaactagactcatatatattcttaccatgaaattttcagaatttttggtttatccaataagtatagtttattctttaaagttacccctgttctgctatctgaaagttctgacccttcttcactaaaaattaattatctcctcttacagaattcgaatgatgttcatgtttgtttatattgaaaatagactcattcagaattctaaacatataaatttaagcccctaattatttttatccatttttttatgattttacaaattcagaatagggaaacccgaaatcattctgaccttgtctcacaaaattcatcatatctcatgatttacaattccattgcttacatcatttcttctataaaaatctagacttaataagctttaatttcatattttattcatcctataattatatttctataatttttgatgattttttttttagactactgctgctgtccaaaactgttttagtacaagatattaattaccatgttataacatccttattttctttttctacaccatttcttatcactttctcttattttctcttcactaacatatcaagaacataagaccttatgtaagaaaactctactataacattatttccatgttttatcaataataacaaacttaaaaacatattgaaatcttgatatacttaccttgttctattgatactaatctttaacttgattttctctctcctccagcttctatttcttgaattcaacttgatattctaactccccatggtctccttaacatttctcTCTCTTAGTAgcaatggaaattcttttgatttctaggtggaaatggtgaatttttggtggaaggaccaaattgtaaagaaaagaaaatttttttcttttccttctcttctaacgttggctgcatgcatggaaagatgatgaaaattcttcatctttccttccttttatactaaatatttaataataaaataataataaaatatctcattaaaataatatatatctattaaataatcataaaatatcatcaacatcatcattactttctagatttctctctcttccaattgaccattttgccctttattatcttttaaaattccatccttgagtcattattaattttggtaaaattataatttagtccctcatagttcttcacctattcaatttggtcctaattcatccattttccttcgtttctagatcattccactcttaaaatatttacactattggtccttcaactttttcatatttacactttaaccccttaaattttgagtatttactcttgtgcaacaaaacttttctcacttttacaatttagtcctttcttgaattaatatatcataatatacttcttaatattgacataactcaaaatttccctttatgtcactttatttctttattttactatatcaaggataatatcttactgtaaaaattttcagggtattacagtgtgtggcacacgggctggcacataggcgtgtggctagccgtgtgacccaagtcaataaccccTCTAGATttcccacggccaaggcacacgggcatgtctatggccgtatggtgcaagtcagtatgtatgccctgttttcacacagcctgagacacgggcctgtctggtggccatgtgaggcaaACGACCTGTTCATACGAGCGTGTGAAACTTGTATGCATGATAATTTTCTAAGTTCTccaaagtttttaaatgttattgatttagtcccgaacctctttcaAGCATGATTTAAGGTCTCGTAGTGCGTTATAAAGGACAAAGTGATTATGTTTGATGGTGTTTATGTATTAATGGATTTTCATGTGAGAAATGTAAGATGTATGCTGTAATTGATTGGTAATGCCCCGTAACCCTATtacggtgatggatacgggttaggggtgttacaatgtgtcTGCCAAATAGGAGAACACGTCATGCTGTCACAATGTCCCATTCACCATGTCGGGCTTGTTTTGGCCCTTCTTCAATTGCTCGTCAATTATCATCTAAGATGCCTGCAACGTGTCCGATAAATGCGAGAGACACCCCACAAATACATATCCATAtcatattcataa
This window of the Gossypium arboreum isolate Shixiya-1 chromosome 12, ASM2569848v2, whole genome shotgun sequence genome carries:
- the LOC108478720 gene encoding ribonuclease 1-like, with amino-acid sequence MESKCLLLIYLLVLQSLALLCVSQDFDFFYFVQQWPGAYCDSDKNSCCYPTTGKPAADFSIHGLWPNYNDGSYHQNCDSNNPFDASKISDLISNMRKNWPSLSCPSNDGESFWSHEWEKHGTCSESVFDQHPYFETTLGLKQQTNLLKALKAAGIEPDGSSYSLENIKDAIKEGSGYTPWIECNEDSSGNSQLYQVYLCLDKSGSNLIECPVFPKGKRCGSEIEFPTF